From Gimesia panareensis, the proteins below share one genomic window:
- the gltX gene encoding glutamate--tRNA ligase — MSTVRTRFAPSPTGYMHIGGMRTALFNWLWARHNGGQFILRIDDTDQERNIAAALDPILQAFKWLDLNWDEGPEVDGDFGPYFQSERNDLYRATVDKLLAEGKAYYCYDTPEQIQADREAAQSEKRNYLNIRRSLELTESEKEQYAAEGRAAVVRLLVPRDQKIQIDDAVRGHVEFDAGLMPDPVILRANGTPLYNLATVVDDAQMQITHVIRAEEHLSNTPVQVLIYQALGYDLPQFAHIPFVAAPGGKEKLSKRKLDKYRKSPQFKKMFDKADAVFPRIGLENAEGLDPVMVEYYEKIGYLPEAILNALARLGWSLDDKTEIMSLDTIVENFTLDRVVKAAAGLDPDKLLSFQAHWMNQLSLDQKVEMCSPFLVKAGLVEDAADEATNQKIGQVITGMEDRLKIASDILDFDEFFIADDKLEYDSKAFKKRIRKSDDAVPLLGKIKDQLAAADDFSADALDKLLHDFVEAEGIGMGQIIHALRVSVSGKATGIGMFDCLSILGKESCVRRIDRAMALAQSDEN, encoded by the coding sequence ACTGGCTCTGGGCCCGGCATAATGGCGGGCAGTTCATTCTGCGGATTGATGATACCGACCAGGAACGAAATATTGCCGCGGCTTTGGATCCCATTCTGCAGGCCTTCAAGTGGCTGGACCTCAACTGGGATGAAGGTCCGGAAGTCGACGGCGACTTTGGACCCTATTTTCAGTCGGAGCGAAATGATCTGTATCGGGCTACGGTCGACAAACTTCTGGCAGAGGGTAAGGCCTACTACTGCTACGACACACCGGAGCAGATTCAGGCCGACCGGGAAGCCGCCCAGAGCGAAAAACGTAACTATCTGAATATCCGCCGTTCGCTGGAACTGACGGAGAGCGAGAAAGAACAGTACGCCGCCGAGGGACGTGCCGCGGTCGTGCGTCTGCTGGTGCCCCGCGATCAGAAAATTCAGATTGACGATGCGGTCCGCGGTCATGTCGAATTCGACGCCGGTCTGATGCCCGATCCGGTCATTCTGCGTGCCAATGGAACGCCTCTCTATAATCTGGCGACAGTCGTGGATGATGCCCAGATGCAGATCACGCATGTGATTCGAGCTGAGGAGCATCTTTCCAACACGCCGGTGCAGGTGCTGATCTACCAGGCACTGGGGTACGATCTGCCTCAGTTCGCCCACATTCCGTTCGTGGCTGCACCAGGTGGAAAAGAGAAACTCAGCAAACGCAAGCTGGATAAATATCGTAAGAGTCCCCAGTTCAAAAAGATGTTCGACAAGGCGGATGCCGTCTTCCCGCGAATTGGTCTGGAGAATGCGGAGGGGCTGGACCCGGTGATGGTCGAGTACTACGAAAAGATCGGCTACCTGCCCGAAGCGATTCTGAATGCTTTGGCGCGGCTGGGCTGGTCTCTGGATGATAAAACGGAAATCATGTCGCTGGACACCATTGTTGAGAACTTTACGCTCGATCGTGTTGTCAAAGCGGCAGCAGGACTGGATCCGGATAAACTGCTCAGCTTCCAGGCACACTGGATGAATCAGCTGTCCCTGGATCAAAAGGTAGAGATGTGCAGCCCGTTCCTGGTGAAAGCGGGGCTGGTAGAGGATGCAGCCGACGAGGCAACAAATCAAAAGATCGGTCAGGTGATTACCGGCATGGAAGATCGCCTCAAGATCGCCAGCGATATTCTGGATTTCGATGAATTCTTTATCGCCGACGACAAACTGGAGTACGATTCCAAAGCCTTCAAAAAACGGATAAGGAAATCAGATGATGCGGTGCCGCTGCTGGGAAAAATCAAAGACCAGCTGGCAGCCGCGGATGACTTTAGTGCAGATGCATTAGATAAGCTGCTGCACGATTTTGTCGAAGCAGAGGGGATCGGTATGGGGCAGATTATTCATGCCCTGCGGGTCTCCGTGAGTGGAAAAGCAACCGGGATTGGCATGTTTGACTGCCTGTCAATTCTCGGTAAGGAGAGTTGTGTCAGACGCATCGACCGGGCGATGGCGCTCGCTCAGAGTGACGAAAACTGA
- a CDS encoding glutamine--tRNA ligase/YqeY domain fusion protein, whose protein sequence is MSTPEEKTSTDFIRTIIQEDNKTGKHDGRVHTRFPPEPNGYLHIGHAKSICLNFGIANENPGGKCNLRFDDTNPEKEDVEYVDSIKEDVRWLGFNWEDREFYASDYFDQLYDFAVTLIKKGKAYACDLPADKMREYRGTATEPGKPSPGRSRSVEENLDLFERMKNGEFKEGEYVLRAKIDLASPNFHMRDPVIYRVRHVHHHRTGDKWCIYPMYDYTHCLSDSIEKITHSICTLEFEDHRPLYDWILDELEVFHPQQIEFARLNMTYTVMSKRKLLELVQGKYVSGWDDPRMPTICGMRRRGVTPEALREFCKTIGVTKYNSMTDKGVLENCIRDHLNQVAPRVMGVLNPLRVVIENYPEDTSEELDAINNPNDESAGTRKVPFSKVIYIEKDDFMEDPPKKFFRLSPGKEVRLRYAYFVTCTDVVKDENGEVIELRCTYDPETRGGDAPDGRKVKATIHWVSDAHALDAEVRLYDHLFDQPDPEDLPEGVDYKSNLNPKSLQVLSGCKLEPGLKAAEPGSRFQFERLGYFCVDTKDSEPGKPVFNRTVTLRDTWAKIGKQK, encoded by the coding sequence ATGTCAACTCCCGAAGAAAAAACGTCAACGGATTTTATTCGTACGATCATTCAGGAAGATAACAAAACGGGCAAACACGACGGCCGCGTGCATACGCGGTTCCCGCCCGAGCCTAACGGTTATCTGCACATTGGTCATGCCAAGTCGATCTGCCTCAACTTCGGGATTGCCAATGAAAATCCCGGCGGTAAGTGCAATCTGCGCTTTGATGACACGAACCCTGAGAAAGAAGATGTGGAGTACGTCGACTCGATCAAGGAAGACGTGCGCTGGCTCGGTTTTAACTGGGAAGATCGCGAATTTTACGCCTCCGATTATTTCGATCAGCTGTACGATTTCGCCGTCACCCTGATTAAAAAGGGGAAAGCCTACGCCTGCGATCTGCCCGCGGATAAGATGCGCGAGTATCGCGGGACCGCCACCGAGCCCGGCAAGCCCAGCCCCGGACGTTCCCGCTCCGTCGAAGAGAATCTGGACCTGTTCGAACGGATGAAGAACGGCGAGTTCAAAGAAGGCGAGTATGTGCTGCGTGCCAAAATCGATCTCGCTTCGCCCAACTTCCACATGCGGGACCCCGTGATTTACCGTGTGCGCCATGTGCACCATCATCGTACAGGGGATAAGTGGTGTATCTATCCCATGTACGACTACACACACTGTCTTTCGGACTCGATTGAAAAGATCACGCATTCGATCTGTACGCTCGAGTTTGAAGATCACCGTCCGCTGTACGACTGGATTCTGGACGAGCTGGAAGTCTTTCATCCGCAGCAGATCGAATTTGCCCGGCTGAATATGACCTACACCGTGATGAGCAAACGCAAGCTGCTCGAACTGGTACAGGGGAAATACGTGTCCGGCTGGGACGATCCCCGGATGCCCACCATCTGCGGGATGCGCAGGCGGGGTGTGACTCCCGAAGCACTGCGCGAATTCTGTAAAACGATCGGCGTGACCAAGTACAATTCGATGACCGATAAGGGCGTGCTGGAAAACTGTATTCGGGATCACCTGAATCAGGTTGCGCCGCGTGTGATGGGGGTTCTGAATCCACTACGTGTGGTGATTGAGAATTATCCGGAAGACACATCCGAAGAACTGGATGCCATCAATAATCCGAACGATGAATCGGCGGGAACCCGCAAAGTGCCTTTCTCGAAAGTGATCTACATCGAGAAAGACGACTTTATGGAAGATCCGCCTAAGAAATTCTTCCGCCTCTCACCGGGCAAAGAAGTGCGACTGCGTTACGCTTATTTTGTGACCTGCACTGATGTGGTCAAAGACGAAAATGGTGAAGTGATCGAACTCCGCTGTACTTACGATCCCGAGACCAGGGGCGGCGATGCTCCCGATGGTCGTAAAGTCAAGGCGACGATCCACTGGGTCTCTGATGCTCATGCCCTGGATGCCGAAGTGCGGCTGTATGACCACCTGTTTGATCAGCCCGACCCCGAAGATCTGCCGGAAGGCGTGGATTACAAGTCCAATCTGAATCCGAAATCCTTACAGGTATTATCAGGCTGTAAGCTGGAGCCGGGCCTCAAAGCAGCGGAGCCGGGCAGCCGGTTCCAGTTTGAACGGCTGGGATATTTCTGTGTCGATACGAAAGACTCGGAACCAGGCAAACCGGTCTTCAACCGGACAGTCACACTGCGTGATACCTGGGCCAAAATCGGGAAACAGAAATAA
- a CDS encoding MMPL family transporter, with the protein MDNLSPENQERSLLSEALAATTQFVVTHARLSLAFALVVSIGCVLLTVFRLEFKTDRADLIDPTAAFHKKWINYTESFGSSSDLVCVVEAENPESIKFVLRTLGQRIEKHPELFENPLYQINPGDLPSKGLQYLTPRQLQAGLDRLDEYGPIYRNGRWDLTQVDLLYDRLRYQIQSRSASYRGTERDQSLEPLFNHAAILTASMARYLSDQSDFQSPWPSIVAVNERMRERSREVIYLLNESGTMGFLKVFPVQQESGFDGATQAIEKMRTIIGEVAAENPEAKISLTGIPVLENDEMRKSQADMINASIISCFGVGLLLFIGFRGFRHPLLTLLMLAAGMAWAFGYTTLTIGHLNILSVSFAVILIGLGIDFGIHYLARYIELRHKGEELEPALLKTSRTVGTGIVAAALTTALAFYCAGLTPFLGIAELGFIGGGGIILCAIATFLVLPALLSQADKDVEVKQMPTPFQGKWLQKIIARFPRMVALGSLALVAFCATQLVQKTDKGWESRVVYDYNLLNLQAAGLESVEIQKRIFNDAHNSLLFAVSVADSPEEARELRKKFEALPSVHHVEELASRVPSHASRETNLLVQSFRAQLSHLPNETPQVRRLNPSVIGRKLEQFYVLLSSYQTPMAQKTARMLDQFLNRFESLTLSQQSRFLDEFQYRTTASLLGQFRAIRGASDSTPVRFADLPRSLTSRFVSAEGKWLIQIYPRDHIWEIEPLEEFVKEVRSVDPDVTGTPLQNFEAAQQIKISYKTASIYALAVICVVLLVDYLSRRHAMMALVPSTVLAICTWFILYNRGTPVSIEAAIGMFLVMCFGVAFVLERSSVFHMLLTMLPPVVGGLVMFGILAMTSIDLNPANLIVLPLILGIGVDDGVHVVHDFRMKKGPYKTSPSTINAIVMTSLTSMIGFGSMMVATHRGLYSVGLVLVIGVACCLFISLVTLPALLTWISNRAEAADSVSMDDSEERSSRRNKKRPNRDRMEAEAAA; encoded by the coding sequence GTGGATAATCTCTCCCCTGAAAATCAGGAACGCTCACTCCTCAGTGAGGCGCTGGCTGCAACAACCCAGTTTGTGGTAACCCACGCGCGGCTGAGTCTGGCTTTTGCGCTGGTCGTTTCCATCGGCTGTGTGCTGCTGACGGTCTTTCGCCTCGAATTTAAAACGGATCGGGCTGACCTGATCGATCCGACAGCCGCCTTCCATAAGAAGTGGATCAATTACACTGAAAGCTTTGGCAGTTCGTCAGATCTGGTCTGTGTCGTAGAAGCGGAGAATCCGGAATCGATTAAATTTGTCCTGCGGACGCTGGGGCAACGAATTGAAAAGCACCCGGAGCTGTTTGAAAATCCGCTCTATCAGATCAATCCCGGCGATTTACCATCCAAGGGGCTGCAATACCTGACTCCCCGACAACTCCAGGCCGGCCTGGATCGGCTGGATGAATATGGACCCATTTACCGCAACGGTCGCTGGGATCTGACCCAGGTCGATCTGCTCTATGACCGTTTGCGTTATCAGATTCAATCCCGGTCTGCCAGTTACCGGGGCACCGAGCGCGATCAGTCTCTCGAGCCCCTGTTCAATCATGCGGCGATCCTGACCGCCAGCATGGCCCGCTATCTGTCAGATCAGAGTGATTTCCAGTCGCCCTGGCCTTCAATCGTCGCCGTGAATGAACGGATGCGCGAACGGTCTCGTGAGGTCATCTATCTGTTGAATGAATCAGGGACAATGGGCTTCCTGAAAGTCTTTCCGGTACAACAGGAATCCGGCTTTGACGGTGCCACGCAGGCCATCGAAAAGATGCGGACGATTATCGGGGAGGTCGCTGCTGAAAATCCCGAAGCCAAAATCAGTCTGACCGGGATTCCGGTGCTCGAAAACGATGAAATGCGCAAGTCGCAGGCGGACATGATCAATGCTTCGATCATCTCCTGTTTTGGAGTTGGGCTGCTGTTATTCATCGGTTTTCGCGGCTTCCGTCATCCCTTGTTGACACTGCTCATGCTGGCAGCAGGGATGGCCTGGGCCTTTGGTTATACGACACTCACCATCGGACACCTGAATATCCTGTCGGTCTCGTTCGCCGTGATTCTGATCGGGCTGGGGATCGATTTTGGAATCCATTATCTGGCCCGCTACATCGAATTGCGTCATAAGGGAGAAGAACTCGAGCCGGCTCTGCTTAAGACATCACGCACCGTGGGGACAGGGATCGTTGCTGCCGCTCTGACAACGGCCCTGGCCTTCTACTGTGCCGGCCTCACTCCTTTTCTGGGGATTGCGGAACTGGGTTTCATTGGGGGCGGCGGAATTATTTTATGTGCGATTGCCACCTTCCTGGTCCTGCCGGCACTGCTCTCGCAGGCAGATAAGGATGTTGAAGTCAAACAGATGCCGACTCCCTTCCAGGGAAAATGGCTGCAGAAAATCATAGCCCGTTTCCCCCGGATGGTGGCCCTGGGCTCTCTGGCCCTGGTGGCCTTCTGTGCTACCCAACTGGTTCAGAAGACGGACAAGGGTTGGGAATCACGTGTCGTATACGACTATAACCTGCTCAACCTGCAGGCTGCCGGCCTGGAATCGGTTGAGATCCAGAAACGCATTTTCAACGATGCCCATAACTCACTGCTGTTTGCCGTTTCAGTTGCCGACAGCCCCGAAGAAGCACGGGAACTGCGGAAAAAATTTGAAGCCCTGCCGTCTGTGCATCATGTGGAAGAACTTGCCTCACGGGTACCATCACACGCTTCCCGGGAAACGAACCTGCTCGTGCAGTCGTTTCGGGCACAGCTGTCTCATCTGCCCAACGAAACTCCCCAGGTGAGACGGCTCAATCCTTCGGTGATCGGACGAAAACTCGAACAGTTTTATGTCCTGCTCTCAAGCTATCAGACCCCGATGGCACAGAAGACAGCGCGCATGCTGGACCAGTTCCTCAACCGGTTTGAATCATTAACACTCTCGCAGCAGTCTCGCTTCCTCGATGAATTTCAGTATCGTACGACTGCGTCTCTGCTGGGGCAGTTCCGAGCTATTCGTGGTGCCTCCGATTCCACGCCGGTCCGGTTTGCCGATCTGCCCCGTTCGCTGACATCCCGTTTTGTGAGCGCGGAAGGCAAATGGCTGATTCAGATTTATCCCCGGGATCATATCTGGGAGATCGAGCCACTTGAGGAGTTCGTGAAAGAAGTCCGCTCCGTCGATCCTGATGTCACCGGGACGCCTCTGCAGAATTTCGAAGCGGCCCAGCAGATTAAAATCAGTTACAAAACCGCTTCGATTTATGCCCTGGCGGTGATCTGCGTCGTGCTGCTGGTCGACTATCTGAGCCGCCGCCATGCGATGATGGCGCTGGTTCCTTCTACTGTTCTGGCGATCTGTACCTGGTTCATTCTCTATAATCGGGGGACTCCGGTCAGTATTGAAGCGGCGATCGGCATGTTCCTGGTGATGTGCTTTGGCGTGGCCTTCGTACTGGAACGCAGCAGTGTCTTTCATATGTTGCTGACCATGCTGCCTCCAGTTGTGGGGGGGCTGGTCATGTTCGGGATTCTGGCCATGACTTCGATTGATCTCAATCCGGCCAACCTGATTGTTCTGCCTCTGATTCTGGGAATTGGCGTCGATGACGGCGTGCATGTGGTCCATGATTTCCGGATGAAAAAAGGACCCTATAAAACGTCTCCCAGTACCATCAACGCGATCGTGATGACTTCGCTGACTTCGATGATCGGGTTCGGCAGCATGATGGTCGCCACGCACCGGGGTCTTTACAGTGTCGGGCTGGTACTGGTGATCGGCGTGGCCTGCTGTCTGTTCATCTCGCTGGTCACACTGCCGGCGCTGCTCACCTGGATTTCCAACCGGGCGGAAGCAGCGGATTCTGTCAGCATGGACGACTCAGAAGAGCGTTCCAGCAGGCGGAACAAAAAACGTCCGAACCGCGACCGGATGGAAGCAGAAGCCGCTGCCTGA
- the mnmA gene encoding tRNA 2-thiouridine(34) synthase MnmA, producing MSERVVLAMSGGVDSSAAAHLLLEQGYEVIGLFMRSGATEETACAIDDPNSLPVLNTKSHKQGCCSASDAADARRVADMLDIPFHALNFKDAFSRIKDYFADEYLAGRTPNPCVMCNNWLKFGKLWEFAESVGASYISTGHYAQLKPVAGETQPALVRGLDRSKDQSYVLFGINRDLLDKIIFPVGGFVKPEIREMAGEAGLRTANKPDSQEICFIPDNDYFGFLNRYRGQQETAGEMVDTAGNVVGQHTGYENYTIGQRKRLGVAFGSPRYVIKIEPETRRVVIGTREDLARTSLEANRSNWLIDSPGSEIRCQAQIRYQHKEADCTVEILDDERFRVTFDEPEYGVAPGQAVVLYDEDRVIGGGWIR from the coding sequence ATGTCTGAGCGTGTTGTCCTGGCGATGAGTGGTGGAGTTGACAGCTCCGCAGCCGCCCATCTTTTACTGGAACAGGGTTACGAGGTGATTGGTCTGTTTATGCGGTCCGGTGCGACCGAAGAGACGGCCTGCGCAATCGACGACCCCAACAGCCTCCCGGTTCTGAATACGAAATCACATAAGCAGGGCTGCTGCTCCGCCAGTGATGCCGCGGATGCCCGCCGCGTGGCTGATATGCTGGACATCCCCTTTCACGCCCTCAACTTCAAAGACGCTTTCAGCCGGATCAAAGATTATTTTGCCGACGAGTATCTCGCGGGCCGTACGCCCAACCCCTGTGTGATGTGCAACAACTGGCTCAAGTTCGGCAAGTTGTGGGAGTTCGCAGAATCGGTGGGCGCTTCATACATTTCCACCGGACACTACGCCCAGTTGAAGCCCGTTGCCGGTGAAACTCAGCCGGCCCTGGTACGAGGACTTGACCGTTCCAAGGATCAGTCTTACGTGCTGTTTGGTATCAATCGCGATCTGCTCGACAAGATCATTTTTCCAGTCGGCGGATTCGTCAAACCGGAAATCCGGGAGATGGCAGGAGAAGCTGGTCTCAGGACCGCCAACAAACCGGACAGCCAGGAAATCTGTTTCATTCCCGATAACGACTACTTCGGCTTTCTGAACCGGTACCGGGGACAGCAGGAGACGGCGGGCGAAATGGTCGATACCGCGGGTAATGTCGTCGGTCAGCATACCGGTTATGAAAATTACACAATCGGTCAGCGGAAACGATTAGGAGTCGCCTTTGGTTCCCCCCGCTATGTAATCAAAATCGAACCAGAAACCAGGCGGGTTGTGATTGGCACACGCGAGGATCTGGCGCGGACCTCACTGGAAGCGAACCGCAGCAACTGGCTGATTGACAGTCCCGGTTCAGAGATCCGTTGTCAGGCGCAGATTCGCTATCAGCACAAAGAAGCAGACTGCACCGTGGAAATTCTGGATGACGAGCGGTTTCGCGTTACGTTTGATGAGCCGGAATACGGCGTTGCCCCGGGTCAGGCGGTCGTCCTGTACGACGAGGATCGTGTGATTGGTGGCGGCTGGATCAGGTAA
- a CDS encoding cation diffusion facilitator family transporter produces the protein MAQSNSRFAVVAALTGNAVITVAKGTTFLITGSGAMLSETIHSIADLLNQFLLLIGLVRADRVPDRRFEYGYAGERYVWALISAVGIFFLGCGVTVYHGVQSLFHPPELVFGEMKWAIGALLFALVIDGAVFILALKGEWKNAQREKQPFHHYLRKEADPAAVAVILEDGAACLGVVIALIAILLSQMTGSPYWDAIGSLGIGILLGGIAIWLIIRNQELLVGPSIPPETKQQVERILKNNPLIDDVLDLRSRILSIDNYRIKVDLSFDPDELSKRLKKKALAAYPQIQSEQDFEEFCQKYTKDVLDTLAEEIDKIEAEIQRQVPEAKHLDLEAN, from the coding sequence ATGGCTCAAAGTAACTCCCGATTCGCCGTTGTCGCCGCCCTGACCGGGAACGCCGTGATTACGGTTGCGAAAGGGACTACGTTTCTGATTACTGGCTCGGGAGCCATGCTTTCAGAGACCATTCACTCGATTGCCGACCTGCTGAACCAGTTCCTGCTGTTGATCGGCCTGGTGCGCGCCGACCGGGTGCCGGATCGTCGTTTTGAGTATGGTTATGCGGGCGAGCGCTATGTCTGGGCACTGATTTCTGCCGTCGGGATCTTCTTCCTGGGTTGCGGCGTCACGGTGTACCATGGCGTGCAGTCACTCTTTCATCCACCGGAACTGGTCTTCGGCGAAATGAAATGGGCCATCGGCGCGCTGCTGTTCGCGCTGGTGATTGACGGAGCGGTCTTCATTCTCGCCCTCAAGGGGGAATGGAAAAACGCCCAGCGAGAGAAACAGCCCTTTCACCATTATCTTCGTAAGGAAGCAGATCCGGCTGCGGTCGCAGTCATTCTGGAAGACGGTGCCGCCTGCCTGGGAGTCGTGATCGCATTGATCGCGATTCTACTCAGTCAGATGACAGGCTCCCCTTACTGGGATGCAATCGGTTCCCTGGGAATCGGGATCCTGCTGGGAGGGATCGCCATCTGGCTGATCATCCGCAACCAGGAACTGCTGGTCGGCCCCAGTATTCCCCCGGAAACCAAACAGCAGGTCGAACGGATTCTGAAGAACAATCCCCTGATTGACGATGTACTGGACCTGCGTTCCCGAATCTTGTCGATAGACAATTACCGCATAAAGGTCGATCTGAGTTTTGACCCTGATGAATTGTCGAAACGTCTGAAAAAGAAAGCACTTGCCGCTTATCCACAAATTCAGAGCGAACAGGACTTCGAGGAATTCTGTCAGAAGTATACGAAAGATGTGCTCGATACCCTGGCGGAAGAGATCGACAAAATCGAAGCGGAAATCCAGCGGCAGGTGCCCGAAGCCAAGCACCTTGATCTGGAAGCCAATTAA
- a CDS encoding ATP-grasp domain-containing protein encodes MTSALILFPQSPFSTSHVDQDFETELAAARTAGFETGFYDHDLLETGEADQALRHLPRSDTQQKLLLRGWMTSGENYQALFASLQRKGYQPQTTPTAYAQAHYLPLAYPLIESDTARSAWISGDDPEAAWQLYQEFSSSDAIIKDWVKSAKNHWKDGCFIPAHTEQQRFAEIFHVFRSERGALFNRGVVLREFMPVLQQGNDMRGMPNIEETRLFFWQGKALVSPANPDRLPPVELAHWEEIARRFESPFLTLDIVRLVNGGSKIVETGDGGVSGIPIDLDPDLFYQALYKQVSQNLSSI; translated from the coding sequence ATGACCTCTGCACTCATCCTGTTTCCCCAGAGCCCTTTCTCGACGTCTCATGTCGACCAGGATTTTGAGACGGAACTGGCTGCTGCCCGGACCGCAGGATTTGAAACCGGCTTTTACGATCACGATCTTCTGGAAACCGGAGAGGCAGATCAGGCGCTGCGACATTTACCCCGCTCAGATACACAACAGAAACTCCTCTTGCGGGGCTGGATGACTTCAGGAGAGAACTATCAGGCACTGTTTGCTTCACTGCAGCGAAAAGGTTATCAACCACAGACGACCCCGACCGCATACGCACAGGCCCACTATCTGCCGCTCGCGTATCCCCTGATCGAATCAGATACCGCTCGTTCTGCCTGGATTTCCGGTGACGATCCGGAAGCAGCCTGGCAGCTCTATCAGGAATTTTCCAGCTCTGATGCCATCATCAAAGACTGGGTGAAATCGGCTAAGAATCATTGGAAGGACGGCTGTTTTATACCGGCTCACACAGAGCAACAGCGCTTTGCAGAAATCTTTCATGTCTTTCGCAGTGAACGGGGAGCACTTTTCAACCGGGGAGTCGTTTTGCGGGAATTCATGCCTGTTCTGCAACAGGGGAACGACATGCGGGGAATGCCTAATATTGAAGAGACGCGTCTCTTTTTCTGGCAAGGGAAAGCTCTGGTCTCTCCCGCCAACCCCGATCGTCTGCCGCCTGTTGAACTCGCGCACTGGGAAGAAATTGCCCGCCGGTTCGAATCCCCCTTCCTCACATTGGACATTGTCCGTTTAGTCAATGGGGGCTCCAAAATCGTCGAGACCGGCGATGGTGGCGTCTCGGGGATTCCCATTGATCTGGACCCGGACCTGTTTTATCAGGCACTCTATAAACAGGTAAGCCAGAACTTATCGTCCATCTAG